The Labilibaculum sp. sequence CATATAGTGCTGTTGCTGCAGCACCTTTTAATACTGTCATGTCTTCAATATCATCCGCATTTATAGCATTGATACCAGAACCGAAGTCAACCTGTGCATTCAAAGCACTTCCAGATTGGTTCTGTACATTAGTAATAGGTACGCCGTCAACAATATAAAGTGGTTGGTTATTTCCAAAAGAGGACGCACCACGTATCATTACATTTTGAGTAGCACCTGGCCCTGGAGCTGTTGCAATATCAACACCAGCAACTTTACCTTGCAAAGCATTCATTGGATTCACAACTTGAGATTTCCCAATCTCATCGCCACCTATAGATGTAGCAGCGTATCCAAGAGCTTTTTTCTCACGAGTTACTCCCATTGCTGTTACAACTACCTCATCCATACCAATAGATTCAGTCTCCATAACAACATTAATTGTAGAAGAGGTTATTTCACGTTCCTGCATAGTCATTCCAACAAAAGAAAAGACCAAAATCTTTCCATCAGCAGGAACATTTAAGGAGTAATTACCATCGAAATCTGTAGTGGTACCGATGGTTGTACCTTTAACAATTACGGAAACTCCCGGGATAGACAGCCCATCATCGGCTGAAGTAACCACCCCTGAAACTTCTCGACTTTGAGCTAGAACGCTCTGTAATCCTATAACGAATAGGATTAACATCGAAAACAAACTTTTTTTCATAAACCTTTAGTTAGTGGTTAATTAACATTAATACACATTTATATATAAATTCATTCATCCCATAAAAATTGAGATGAAAGCAATAAAATGCACCCTTTAGAATTGTTTTCAGAAAGAAAATTTAGTTGTATCACTAAAAAAACCTCTTCCCAAACCGCAGATTTCAAAATACCCCTATTTATATCTGCGTCATCAAAAGTGTGAAAAAAACTTAAATTTTCAAACCTTTTTTATCGTAAACCTTTTAAATTAAAGTTGAAACAAACATCCAAACTAATAAATTACCGACATTCAATACAATTTACTTACAATTTAACGCTGAGCTATCACTCTCATTTTCAATTTCATTCACGTTAACGTTTGCATAACTTTTTTTATAACATATTTAGAAAAGATATTCAAATTATTTTTTTAATTATCTTTGTATTTATAATCAAACCAAATAAGAATGGCATTTATTAGAAAATTAAATGGAAATACTCCGGTATTTGGAGACAATTGCTTTTTAGCAGAAACCGCCGCCATTATTGGTGATGTTGAGATGGGAAATGATTGCAGTATCTGGTACAGTGCCGTTTTACGTGGAGATGTTCATTCTATTCGTCTTGGAAACAACGTGAATGTTCAAGATAATGCGACCATACACGCAACTTATAAAAAATCACCAACCACAATTGGGAATAACGTATCTATCGCCCACAATGCAGTGGTGCATGGTTGCACAATTAAAGATAACGTGCTTATTGGCATGGC is a genomic window containing:
- a CDS encoding gamma carbonic anhydrase family protein, with translation MAFIRKLNGNTPVFGDNCFLAETAAIIGDVEMGNDCSIWYSAVLRGDVHSIRLGNNVNVQDNATIHATYKKSPTTIGNNVSIAHNAVVHGCTIKDNVLIGMAAVVLDDAIIESNAIIAAGSVVTKGTHVESGSVYAGSPAKKIKELSPELLEGEINRIANSYAMYASWYKEDEESIKK